The genomic segment TCGAGCTGCCCGCCGAATTGTTCGACGCCCCAGCCAATATCGCGTTGATGCACCAGGTCGTCACCGCGCAGCGCGCGGCGGCTCGCCAGGGCACGCACTCGACCAAGACGCGTGGCGAGGTCAGCGGTGGTGGCCGCAAGCCCTACCGGCAGAAGGGCACCGGACGTGCGCGGCAGGGTTCGACGCGTGCTCCGCAGTTCACTGGTGGTGGCACCGTGCATGGCCCCAAGCCGCGCGACTACAGCCAGCGCACGCCGAAGAAGATGATCGCCGCCGCGTTGCGCGGGGCGCTGTCCGACCGGGCCCGCAACGGCCGCATCCACGCGGTGACCGAGCTGGTGTCGGGTCAGACTCCGTCGACCAAGAGCGCCAAGGCATTTCTGAACACGCTGACCGATCGCAAGCAGGTGCTGGTCGTCATCGGCAGCACCGACGAGGCCGGTGCCAAGAGCGTGCGCAACCTGCCAGGTGTGCACATCCTGGCGCCGGGTCAGCTCAACACCTATGACGTGCTGCGTGCCGACGACGTGGTGTTCAGCGTCGAGGCGCTCAACGCCTACATCGCGGCCGCAACGGGCAGTGCAGAAAACAACGATGGGGCTGACAACAACGATGTGGAGGTTTCGGCC from the Mycobacterium lentiflavum genome contains:
- the rplD gene encoding 50S ribosomal protein L4; its protein translation is MAAVKIDVKTPDGKVDGSIELPAELFDAPANIALMHQVVTAQRAAARQGTHSTKTRGEVSGGGRKPYRQKGTGRARQGSTRAPQFTGGGTVHGPKPRDYSQRTPKKMIAAALRGALSDRARNGRIHAVTELVSGQTPSTKSAKAFLNTLTDRKQVLVVIGSTDEAGAKSVRNLPGVHILAPGQLNTYDVLRADDVVFSVEALNAYIAAATGSAENNDGADNNDVEVSA